GCAAAACTTTTAAACTTAACCAGCGTCGGGGTGCACGCGTGTCTCGATTAATGTAGAGCGGGTgactttttggcacaaaaatatgagtgttagttttaagtccctttttgttctttgtttttttttttgtgtcaaataaagtttttttgtctTATCTTAAGCTTTCTTATAACAAATCACAACCTTTTAATTCATGGCCGTTTGTCATTATTTAATTGATTAAATttcaataatacaaaaatacataagCCTTCAAGTGATGCCTTCACACAGCCAAATACTGCACACAATCGGAGGCTGTCGCAGGCTTACCAGGAGCAATTTCCGTAATAGCCAAACGGATTAGGAACACAATCAAAGCGGGTGAAGTTGGTTTTGTCCTAGTACATGGATAGCCGGGTATTTCGATAGCGTAAAATCGCGAATATTGACATTACCTACCGTAAAAGTAAAGAAATATTACAACTTGTTTGTTCTCTAACCCGTTATTCGCCAagcttcatcatttcagccacaggacgtccactgctgaacataggcctctcccaatgacttccacatcgcacggttggtagcggcctgcatctagcgccttcctgctacctttatcggGTCGTCGGTATTCGCCAAGCTTAGCTGTAAGCTATAGGTAATTGGACTGAGTTAAGACCTTTAGATATGTTAAGACGTTATTTATAGGTCAGTAGCGTTAAACTCAGTCAGTTTCTGAGGTAcctatgggagcggcacgggagtgAGTGTGTTTTTTGTGACGTCAAGATATGCCCGACAAAGGGAGACACATGTAGCCCTATGTCATCACTTAGACGTGTCTCCATTCGACATACCAGCACTAACAAATAGTGAAATAGCAATTAAGTCTTTCGCGGAATtctgtaaatatattgtaaataaaattaaggaaTATAATGATACATAGTTCATAAaaatgcaaaataaaaaaaaaataaaaaaaaaataaaaaaaataaaaaaaaaataaaaaaaaaaagtaaaaaaaaaaacatcttgtaaatacatataaccatcatcatcatttgcaaatataaccatcatcatcatttgtaAATTTATATTGTCTCGCAACAATGTCTTTTTCAGTTTGCTCGTAGAAAATTGCGAGAAACTATCCTACTCTCTCAAAACTCAATAAAAGtaacttaataataacttaacatccaattaaaaaaaaaacattgattcTGGTAGCAAAAtaccagttaaaaaaaataattgcgagacttcagatgtgctACAGATTTcaatgctctgtcacgtcataattttATCAATGTTTTGTTACAAGAggccaatataaaaataagcaaaCGAGACACCAAAGTAGAATAATGTTTCCTAGCATAAGACTGCAATTATTTAATCGAAGCCCCTATTGTATGGCtattaaaatatataataagttacctgaatttttttaaactgttgCCGCTAgagttgtttaaaaaaaagttgcaTATCTGGCTTTTGAATAAATGCTATTACTCAATACAAGAATACTTTGACGacaaattattatgattaacagactatttaattttctcgactagaattatttattgtaaagcaTGTTAATAATAATCCATTGTAATAATAATCCTGACATTCAAACgctgtaatttattattgttcttttgtacttacattatttttattttttttcaatatttgcacGACTAATTAAGTCAACATGTGGACATGccaattgtaataataatatcttgtaaaaccatgtaaaaaagcaaataaatatttctgattctgattctgattctgaatgTCACCCCTCCTTTGCTGCTTCCATACCTGaggcactgagttaagcgctaaacCATAGTGCTTATTACTTTTAACTGTGCCCGCTAACAGCGTGGTTGATATGTATGATAACAAAGTAAAATGATTAATAGATAAAAAGCACTCCAAACAGTGCCTTGAGTGGGGTTAAAATGGGTTAATAGGTGCTTCTGTACCCCTTCGTGCCTGTTTCGATTGTCAACGACGAGCCGTCCGTGGCCACGTCATGTGTCGTGTATTAGGCATTAATAACTGAGCGTGTCCCTGCATTGTCTGTATAGACAGTTGCCAATCAAGCTAGTTGGAACAAAGGTATATTTACATTGCCATATCCCATATTATAGTACCATCTCCAGATATACCTACCacgtaacaataataatacctacctacttattttgaaaaatcATTCAAGGTGCTACTCGTTTgttttgactatgactatgaaaaATTATTCTATCACAAACAGGGTTCTTTCAAATAAGAGGCGTGAGGATAAGCGCTGTAGTGGCGCTACTGTACTAAATAAGTAacagtaatattttaaaaaaatgcacacTTTTAACAGATTAAGAAATTCAATTCTTCTTCGAATCGAAGAAATCAATCAGTTGCACATAATACGAGTACTAGCTAGATCAACCGTCGAAGAATACGTCTTCGTATTTCACGTACGACTTTCTTGTACAGTTTACCTCTAAAATCCAGCCAATTTGCGCCCATATTCCGTTGATATAGGTATTGAATTAGATGGAGTGTGCACTGTACCCGAGGCTAGAATTTATCTAAAGCAAATCTCATTGTTCGGATCTTCGCTGGAGACGTGAGCTGAACGCGCGAGCGACGGATCCCATGGATTTGATTAAAGTTGTCAGCGAGAAATGCAATTTGCCCAGCAAATATAATACACACTGAGTATGTgagtttgttttaaattttccaGTCCTTCTGTATCCCGAACATGTATTTATAATCCTATTTTAAACATTACTGTTACACTGTCTGAAAACCAATAATTGTTGAACCACTTAGGTCTTCTGGACTCGAACTAATTTaactaaaaaagaaaaaaaccgCCAACAAAACAATAATGAGTTAAATTATGAAACTAAACTTTTAAAAATTCTCAACAGACTCCAAAAGCTTAAAATCCTTATTAAACTTTCTAAAGTCAACCTTATTATCAATTAAAATAACCCTGATTAATGGAAAAAGTTCCAACATCCCTCATTGAAGTTTGACTGAAGAGGGATAGAAAGAATTTAACCGTCTCAAAGTGACAGTCAAACAAAAACAGTGGAAGCTCGTAATCGCTCAGCCATCCCGGACAAAGTTAATACATTATAATGAAATGCCACACCATTCTTTACGACTCCATTAAGTTGTTGGAGAAAAATAAAGGGAAGAGGAAATGGGGGCTACTCTGACCCCCTTTAGGATGGGCGCGAATTCTTTCCCTGATCGGACGACTTCTATGAATACTAATGCGGTGCGGGAACGCTAGGTGTTAAAATACGATAAATATAAACTTCGGTTCGAGTTCTGTCGCTGAAGTTGCGTGGAAGTTTGCAGTAATAATCCTCTGTAATGCTGGGACAAGACCGGTAAGTATCTTGATTTTTGTCAATTTGAAaagcttataatattattatagatggCCTGAAGGATGTTTGTCATTATCCTCTTCAATAACCCACAATAATTCTGAAACGGTTAGTTGATGTACCAAATGAAAATACCAAAATAAAGGTGTGAAATTGCTTTCGAAATAGTCGAAAGTcacttttatttaactttgaacTAATTAGTTACATAACTCTGTGTAAGTTTGCTGAAAATTCCATATTTCAATGTTTTACAAAGCACAGAAATGCATACTCGTAAATACTAGGTTACACTAGCTATTACAAACTAACTTTCATTAAACAACTTTAATTGAACTGTTCAAATCTAGTTTCATGCTGTGTACAcacaaaattagttttaatacaTTCAGAATGTTTAGGATTCAACTTTGCTCTAATTTTGTGGATTCCACAACTTAGGGTTCAAATATTCGCTCCAAAACTTCGGCTTCCAAAACGTACAAGAATGCTCTCAAGTATTCAACAACACGGTACACCTAAGCATTTTCTTAGCTTCCCTTTCAAAGTTATACAAACGTTGCCGCGGAATGTTTGTGATGCAACGGGAATGCTCAAAATTCTCAATTTCCATGCAGAAAACTCTATGAAAATGCACGAGGGTGAGACGGGGAATGTTGTCCTTATAATTGAACAGGTGCAGAGTCTAAGTCGTGCATGGCATTCTGCAGGCGCATTAGCATATAAATAACAAAGTGGGTACCAAAGGGCGGGTCGACAACCATTTTTATGGCGGGAAACTCAATTATCACCAGCAATTATCGAGTCAGCTAGATGGAAAAGCAATTGCTTTTTTGATATTGCGGATTCGGGGTGGATTCGGTACGGTTTAGGGCCGTTTTGGGAATGCAAATTTTGGATAGGGTGTGTTATCACTGCGGCTCTCGcgaataataaattatggtaaTATATTGACGACCAGTGAAATGGGTTTGGGTTTTTCAGGTCAGAGCTGTTTCGATCGGATTCAAATTAATGGAGAAAATAATACTGTACTTTGATCCACGtggtaattattttcgttaagtTTGTCAAATGAAGTGTgattttgttcagcagtggaagttgtacggctgaaataatgatgatgagccAGATAAAGAATACCTATTCTCCATATTGTACAAACACATTAttattaatcatttattaaccATTCAACGTTCGTTTCGTGACTGTTTTTATCATCATAGATTTTAATCAAATCTATGAAGCATTTTTGACACATACTTAAAACAAGCTTTTTtctactaattaattaaaatttaaaattcaaaataccGACACATTTTTCACCAAATAATACTTCCTTCTTTGCAAGCTAAGTTTTCTCCACCTTATTTCCCTGACATTAACCCAAAAGAGCTTAGCGCGATTGCACACGAGCGCTATTTCGCTGCGTCGCGCGCGTATATCATTGGCGAGCATTAATTTGTGATACACCGCCGCGTGCACTCGCGTAGGCCAGTGTGTGCTCGAATGCTAGTTTATGCGGGCGGtaaataaacaagcttttgcAGGCGTTAAACGGTTAAAGAAGGTTTGTTTAATGTTTTGGAAAATAATGTTTGTTGATGAATGTTgtagtttttataaaagtaaCTGTACACATCAAGTTTAGTCTTATTTTttctgataaaggtagcaggaaggggctggttgcaggccgctaccaaccgggcgatgtggatattattaagggaggcctatgtttagcagtgaacgtcctgtggctgaaatgacgatgatgaagtaACAGTCGGCTAGTAAGCAGACCATAAAAACAGTCATGAttctttcaagttatttttattaagttatacATACTAAATACACacaaaaagttatttatattttaaatttggtataaattttCCCTCTTTTTTAGCCTTTTACGATACATTTCATCTACAGAATCACATGTCCTGtgattattagtattattttcattttccatTTTATCAATACTTATAAAACTTACATGAAAATGACTTTATGCAATaaccaaaatatttatttatttatttaaaatctttattgcacacataaaaaacagtggtacaacaggcgagcttaatgccatgtggcattctcttccagctaaccagaaaatAAACCAGAAGAAATATCTTATAACTTGTGGCACAGCACGTCATCCGTCGCGCAATGGTTAACCGCAACGCTGACGTCACTGCGACCGTAAGCGAACCCGTCACTTGGATATTAATGAAATGTATAGCACTTACATATCATAGCTATGGTTGTAACAAATGTAGTCTGTAGTACAATATGAAAGTCAAATCTAAGTTTCTTATAATTAATACCGCCGCAGTGTGTAATAGCATACGAGTACGTTGCGTTacaccaggcctggctcactccgcgcggtacatccgataattacctacagcgaagcgccccgccggcgggtattatatcagtcgagtgtcacgcgcgcgctcgtcaggacgctggcgtgcgttgtagtagatacctaattctataatcgaagtattatttaaaaatggacataaagagaaaaaaatattgtgcggcgttcgggtgtttaaattcggaaagaaatctagcggatttatctttttttttcgcttctcaaagatgctgaaaggtatgttggccatgtaggtaatcaataattcttaggatagtatggaacctaacctaccatgactactgctcagaatacgttcgttcgtttcagccaaatgacgtccactgctggacaaaggcctctcccaaggttttccataatgaatgcgtacaattacctacatacgtacctcattacaaataagcagattaattattttttcactagacagcaaccctaacagcgtaagaagagttcagaggcacgcgatagaaagagacaaaacttgtaggtgaataaaattgtaggtacgtagagctgtgcgagctgaattccactgtatcgcgtcgtagcaagactcgcatttatttaaatcgtcttgcggagtaatccttctgtacctgtactattacttattctgtggttacacTTTCTCTTCAGAAAagcataaaatagttttaaatgcTATAGTTGGGTAAGTAAGAACGGGTGTTCTTATAGGAAGTTGACGGATTCCCCTACAGACAACTTTTTAAGGAATTCAGTATACAAAGCTCAGGCAcattagtaaataataataataataatatagtctTTATTTCAGGCTTTTACATCCCAtatcttaataataaattgtcaaaaaaaaaaatgtaggttgTCACGTTGGagacaataattataatttacctagtacataaaatttataaaatttaaaagttatttaaaaacatgggtaaaatttaaaaatacgattatttaataaattaatggattattgaataatttttaaactgtaaaaatgtaaaatattgttttatttcctaTTTGCGCTCCGGTGAACATCCAACCAATGTGAGAGGAATGGACTTTTATACAGGTCATTGCTGACCACAGTTAGCAGCTCGTTAGGTGAGTCACGAATCCTCTGCCAGAAAGAAGCTATGCGTTCTCTCAACAGGGCAAAGAAATCCGGAACGCCGGCCTCCGCGAACATAGCAGAAGCACTGCAACATCTCGGCAATCGCATCATAATACGAAAAGCATTATTGTACTGTACCCGAAGGGTGCCGTAGGACTTTCTCTTGTACTTGCGCCACAGCTGACAGGTGTAAAAACATGTACAAAATGCTTTAAAGAGAGTCACCTTGACATCCCTCGAGCACTTCGCGAACCTGCGCGCCAACATGTTGCAGCGCACGGCCAGCGCCCGGCGCTCCCGCTCCATGTCGGCGTCGTCGTCCAGGTGCTCGGTGAGGACGTGACCCAGATAGCGAAACTGCTTCACAACCTGAACCGGCGAGCCATTCAAATACACCGGCGGAACCCTCTCCGGACCCTTGCCAGCGCGAAAAATCATTAATTCTGATTTTTTCACATTGTATTTCATGCCGTGTGTGGAGGCGAACCTTTCACAGACGGCAAGAAGTTTACGCAGGCCACCTATTGAGGGACTGAGAAGCACCATGTCGTCGGCATAGCTGAGGTTGTTGAAACAAACACCCTGCACATGACAACCGAGTCCGGTGCCTCTCAGCTCCTCAATCAGGTCATTTACGAATAAGTTAAACAGGTCCGGCGAGGTAAGTCCACCTTGACGAACTCCGCACTCTAGTCTATAGG
This genomic stretch from Ostrinia nubilalis chromosome 14, ilOstNubi1.1, whole genome shotgun sequence harbors:
- the LOC135078363 gene encoding uncharacterized protein LOC135078363; its protein translation is MVLLSPSIGGLRKLLAVCERFASTHGMKYNVKKSELMIFRAGKGPERVPPVYLNGSPVQVVKQFRYLGHVLTEHLDDDADMERERRALAVRCNMLARRFAKCSRDVKVTLFKAFCTCFYTCQLWRKYKRKSYGTLRVQYNNAFRIMMRLPRCCSASAMFAEAGVPDFFALLRERIASFWQRIRDSPNELLTVVSNDLYKSPFLSHWLDVHRSANRK